The sequence TGCACGTACAACAGGTTGAATCCAAAAATCAGTTTCAAAACCATTTGGATAACCTGCTTCTGCTAAAAGTTGTTTTGCTTTTTCTGGATCATACGGATAATCTTGAACTTCATCGTTGTAACTCCAAATTGTTGGAGGAAGTGGATTTTTAGCTGGTGTACCTGCGCCTTGGTAAACCGCTTCAATAATCGCTTTTTTATCCACTGCGTAATTCAACGCTTGACGAACTTTGACATTATCAAACGGTGCTTTTTCGGTATTGAATGCAATATACGCCACGTTCAAACCTTTTTGTTCCAAAAGTTGTACTTTTGGATCTGTTTTCATTTTTGCTAAATCTGCTACATTCGGGAATAAAATTAAATCACAAGAGCCAGCCTGTAATTTTGCATAACGTGTTGTCGCATCTGGCACAATATTGATAACTAAACGATCCAATGGTGTTCTACCCTTCCAATAGTTTTCGTTTGCTACATACTGGGCTGCCTGATCTGTTTTGTAATCAACAAAAACAAATGGTCCCGTCCCCACTGGGCGATTATCAATTGTTTCTGGCTTACCTGCTTTCAGCATTGCATCAGCATATTCTGCGGAATAAATAGAAATAAAATCCATACCAAGACTAGCCAAGAAAGTCGCATCTTTCTTGTTCAAGGTAATACGAATTGTGTTGTCATCTACTTTCTCCACAGATTTTAACAACTCAGGGAATTTCATTGCTTTGAAATATGGATAAGTCCCTTTAGATACATTGTGATATGGATGATTTGGATCTAACTGACGTTGGAATGAAAACACGACATCATCCGCATTAAAATCACGTGTTGGGGTAAATTCTTTTGTTGTATGGAATTTAACACCTTTTCTTAAATGGAATGTATAAGTTAAACCATCATCGCTGATTTCCCAGCTTTCAGCTAAAGCAGGTTCAATATCCGTTGAGCCTTTTTTAAATTCAACTAAGCGGTTATACACTTGTTGTGAACTGGCATTATAAGATGTCCCCTCCATTACAAGTGCAGGGCTAAACCCTAAAGGTGCTTTTGCTGTACAGTAAACGAAAGTATTGTTAGATGCAGATTTGGTTTCAGCTTGTGCGGTCGGTTTATTTGCTGAACCTGATTGATCGCAAGCTGCTAATACAAGTGTTACAGCTGCAAGAGTTAGTGTTGCTTTTAGCTTCATGATAGTTCCTCACTTTGTTGGCAGGGATTTATTCGAGCATTGTCATATAACCAAGATGCTAGATAAATCCTATCTAAAATAAATGTTTAATAAGATATAAGCAAATGTCGCTTTTTTTAAATAAAAAAATTCTATGGATTATAACAAATTAATCTAAGGATTCTTCCGTAAATGATCGCCATCATTTTTATGTAATTTCATAAGCGACCAAACTAAGGCGATTGCAAAAAGTGATGAGGTTAAGAAAGTATAACTAAAAGCCTGTTGTAAACCATCACTTGCGCTAAAGAAATGTCTATAGAGATTTAGAATTATCGATGAAATAGCAATACCAAATCCAATCCCAACTTGCTGCACAATACTTAATACTGTAGAACCTGTGCCTGCCTGTTGTTTTGAAAGATCGCCTACAGTCAACGTATTAATTGAAGTGAAAATTATCGACATGCAAGCGCCATACCACATAAGATTACAAATAATCCAAGTCAGAGAACTTTGTTGATCTAACCAAGCCATTGAAATCACAGAGCCAGCCATCAAAAGTGCGGATGAAATTAGCGTTGTTTTATAGCCCCAACGATTTAAAATTCGTCCAATTAATATTTTCAAAATCACAGAAATT comes from Haemophilus haemolyticus and encodes:
- a CDS encoding ABC transporter substrate-binding protein; translation: MKLKATLTLAAVTLVLAACDQSGSANKPTAQAETKSASNNTFVYCTAKAPLGFSPALVMEGTSYNASSQQVYNRLVEFKKGSTDIEPALAESWEISDDGLTYTFHLRKGVKFHTTKEFTPTRDFNADDVVFSFQRQLDPNHPYHNVSKGTYPYFKAMKFPELLKSVEKVDDNTIRITLNKKDATFLASLGMDFISIYSAEYADAMLKAGKPETIDNRPVGTGPFVFVDYKTDQAAQYVANENYWKGRTPLDRLVINIVPDATTRYAKLQAGSCDLILFPNVADLAKMKTDPKVQLLEQKGLNVAYIAFNTEKAPFDNVKVRQALNYAVDKKAIIEAVYQGAGTPAKNPLPPTIWSYNDEVQDYPYDPEKAKQLLAEAGYPNGFETDFWIQPVVRASNPNPKRMAELIMADWAKVGVKTNPVTYEWADYQKRAKAGELTAGIFGWSGDNGDPDNFLSPLLASSNAGNSNMARFKNPEFDELLDKAIGLTNKEERTALYKQAQVIIHNQAPWIPVAHSVGFAPLSPRVKGYVQSPFGYDAFYGVSVDGK